TCGCAATCCCCACGTCCTTATCATCCCAATCCATCATCCAAATGCCGAAGAAACGACACCGCGTCTCCGCCTCCGACGACAGCCTCTTCTGCGATAGCTGGAGATTCTCCGTCGAGACCAACGACGCCGGGACCTGGTCCAACATTCCGTCCAGGTGCGTCGGGTTCGTCCAGAACTACATGACCGGCGCCCGGTACCCGTCCGATTCGGCGGCCGTGGCGAATTTCTCGCTGAGCTTCGCGAAGGGGGTGACGATAGGCGGCGATGGGAAGGACGCGTGGGTGTTCGACATCGATGAGACTCTGCTTTCGAATTTGCCCTACTATCAGGCACATGGATTCGGGTAAGCTCCAGTCGATCACAACCGTCCGATTTGCTTTGAttggttttatttttactgCAGATTAAATTGTTGTGGGTTAGGAATGTTGGGCCTTTTGTGGTTGTTGTGGAATATACACGTGATTGATTCGTCATTGGCAGGTGGGATTAGCTAATGGGAGGCCGCCACCTAATGCATACTAGGGTGTAGGCCCCACCCAAAAGCAGAAAGTGTGATGATCTTGATCTAAttttaagctttgcatttagcTAATGACAAATGGCCAATTTTGATGAGGAAATATGGAATGATTGGATTTTGATTGTGAGATTGTATGTTTATAGAATTTAGAAGTTTAGATTCATGCATAAGAGAGCCTTTATTAGGAGAGAATGTCATACCTCTGCAgtttgcaaatatattttttagtatCGGTAACACTCATGTCACGTGATAAGGGCGGCTAATGCAAATGATGGACTCAATGGATTTTCTACTTTGTTACAGGGCATTCTTTGTAGCCTTCattttggtttgtttgtttgttgatcATTTGGTTTGTTAACTTATAAGTGATGATGCTGCATATACCTTTTTAGTTTGTGCCAAAGTGATACCCTTGCACATTGTGACTTGTGACAAGGCAGAGTGAAGGTCTAAATGGGAAGAAACAGTGTGACTTTTAGCAATTTAGAGTGAGAAGGAAGTAACTTTTAGCAATTTGGTAACATTACAGGGTTTAGGATTTGGAGAAAACACTTTAAACCCAATACTTTAGTGGAAAACTTAACAGATGTGGTAATGAGGGAAGGGCACTATAGGAAATTTAACAACTTCAAATCAATTAGAGCAAAACTCGTGGATAGATAAGTCATATAAAACTTATcggggtgtttttttttttttgtttttttgtttttttctctaATTTACACGGGGTAAGGGGAAAGGGAACATATAGCTGAAGTATGGGTAAGGTAAACAATCTTATTGTGTTATACAGAACACATTTATGCTGCAGAttccagtttttttttctttgacaaaCTGGGGTTGCATAATCATCACATTGTTCGCTGCCTTCAAGTCCTGTAACCTCCATCGTAGCAATGAGAGTTCCACTGAAAACTCTCTgtttttctttgtaattttcGATTTCCCAACGTCACTCTTGGCCGGTATAGGTCTGGTTTATGTTCCTTTAACTAGAGTGAGTTATGCAGGATTCTTAGAATACATCAATGTTTTTAGTTGTCTTAATTGATAAGTTTTCCATACGATGAAATTTGACTGGGTCTACATTCTTTTGGACATAGATCAGAGACGTTTGATGAAGCATCTTTCGATGAGTGGGTGGAGTTGGCTGAGGCCCCTGCTCTCCCAGCAAGTTTAAATCTATACAGTCAGCTTGAGCGGTTGGGTTTCAAGATTTTTCTGTTAACTGGGCGGAGCGAATATCAGAGAAATGCCACCGCGAAAAACCTTCTATTTGCAGGTTACAACAATTGGGAGAGGCTGCTGCTGAGGTACATTGCGCTAACTTCATTTCTTTCCTTGTCTTTCTTCGTAACTTGGTAGTAAAGACTGTTGATGTTTGGTTAATCCGTTAATGATACAGAGGACCTTCTGATCAAGGAACACTTGCCACGGTCTTCAAATCCCAGAAGAGATCGGACTTGATAAATGAAGGTTATCGAATTCATGGGAGCTCGGGAGATCAATGGAGTGATTTGGTGGGTTTTGCAATTGCTCAACGATCCTTTAAACTTCCAAACCCAATGTATTACATTGCCTAGCAAATTACCAACATTCAGCAATTGTCTGTAATATAATTACATTCTTGTATTTTCCCTTAAGTTCAATTGCCACAGTGATTAAAATTGGTTGCCATCGTTCCCTTACCAATCCGGCGGTAAGCCAATCCAATCCGGATAAGCCTTGTATTTGTATTCATCTTTTCAAGTGGTATGAAAGACAGCATGATTTAGAGTCGCATATGCCCTGTTTCATTTGATTGGGATAAGTTGGTGCAAACACTCGTGCCAGGAACAGTCGCACACTCGTGTAGAGATGATATAGCCAAGTGCGTATGCGAATGATCCTACCATTTTTTATGCAAAACTTAAAGACTTGTTTATGAATGCGTCTAAAGAAAACACTTTTAGCGCTTCAAACACTATAATCAACTTCTATTGAAAAACTTAAGTGCACTTTAAAAAAAtacttggacgtgcttgcttcTTCATAAAGTGCTTATACAATCCATAAGCGCTTTTAAGTTTTCTGTCCAGACGGAATTAGAAGTGCTTTTGCTGGTTACGACAACTAGGTAGAAACATTCAAGTTCTGAGATATGTTTGTTCAACAACGGCAAAGACAAAAGACGAAGGCTTTTAATTATATGAGCACTGGATTGGAAATGCCAAAACAAGATTTTCAAAAGTTGAGATGAAGTCACGTGACACAAGCCGATAAACATACATGGGAGTGCGGCACAAAAAGGTGTCACATAAATTCCATAAGAATGTCACATGACAAACAGAATTAAACCATTTTATATATCCCACTGTTTCTGCTCACGATTCTTCCATTGCTCAAATCCAAAGCTAATCATGAAATCTGCTTTTTAAAATAGTACTTCTGGGAATCTTTGTTAACAAAAGATTTGTCTGGATGTTACAGAAATTAAGCTCTGAAATCTCCTTATGGAGAAGACGATGGGTAGCGGGACCCACAGACCAGAGGCTTGGACCCCGGAATTCTCAGGCAATTCAACCCGCCGCCCGGAATCAGAGAGCATTCCGGCTGCGGCCGCTGCATGTTCCGCCCGGGAATGCAATTCAGGGAGAAATCAAACCACACATTCCGGTCAGGCAACTTCGTACATTCCTGACTAAACCCAGAAAAGAAATTGTAAGCAACGGTCAGATTCTCCAGGCTTTTCAACGAACACACCAAGTCCGGCAGCACCCCCGACAGCTCGTTGTGCGCCAAGTTCAGAACTTCGATTTCTTCCAGGCAAGAAATCGTGTCGGGAAGATGACCCATCAGGGAATTATGGCTTGCATCGAACACCTTAACGTCTGTGAAGATCCCGACTCCTTCGGGAATGCAGCCGGTTAACTGGTTGTTGAGGAACAAAATCTCTTTCAGTTTCGTCCCCATGAAGCCGAAGCTGGCCGGGAGGTTTCCGGTGAACTGGTTGTTTGCGAAATTGATGACGGAGGCTTGGGAGTTTCCTAAACTCTCGGGGATTTCGCCTTCgaaattgttgttgttgaggaaGATCGCGtcgagtttttggttgaagaGTTCGCCCGGGATGGTGCCGGAGAAGCTGTTGTATCGGAGGTCGAGGTAGATGAGGTTCGGAATTTGTAATGTGACCGTTGGGAAGCTGCCGGAGAAGTCGTTGTTGCTGAGGTCGAGTTCTTGGAGGGCGGTGAGGTCTCGGAGAGTTTCGGGGATTTGGCCGGAGAATCTGTTGCTGTTGAGGTGGATGAGAGAGAGTTGAGAGAGTAAAGAGAGCTCTTGGACGAGATTGCCCTTGAGATTGGCGTGGTTGAGATCTATGCCCGTAACTTCTTGAGAATCAGGTGAGCAGAAAACCCCTTTGTAAGAACACACATTCGGGCCGACCCATGAGTCTAGAATCTTCGATGGGTCGTCGGAGATGGCGGATTTCCACGCCTGGAGGGCGGTGAAAGCTCTCTCGAGGCCTGAAGGAGAAGAACCAGACGGGACCGGGGGATTCCCGTTTCCATTATTGATTCCTCCACCAATCCAGACACCGCCGCCGCCAATAGGACCGACATTGACACCAACTCCGCCGCCCACATTAATCCCAGCTTCCGTGGGGATGGCAATCAGTAGGAGAAGTGCAAGAAACCACCAccatttctccattttcttagTGGAGAAAACACTATAGTGCTTATTTGCTGGGTTTACTTGTAAAGTTGTCCAAATATATTTGGTCTTGAACGACGGTAAAATGTATTGTTGCCTTGAGATACCACTGCGTGACATTTCGTTCACATGAAAGTGTTCATGATCAAGGtatatattattataataatattactgtaaaataaaaatgatcatAATCAAGATACTGTTGTTGCAATGACATTTCCCATGGGACAAAactgttttaattatatatattttttattaatgttttagtttttgttttaatgttCTGGTTGTTACATTCCACTGTACATATGTTGACTTATGAGTGAGTGATTAAGTGTTATCATCATTCAATTTCATGGTGATAGAACAGGCTGGTCAGTTTCTTTTGGTGACAGAGAAGTTCTGGTCAGTAGGCTGGTCCATTAGTAAACCGACCAATATAAATGAGCAGGGGCAAATTAGTCTGTATGAGCTTGTGTAATGATATGATTTAGGTCCTAATCATTGACAGAAAGCAGAATTGAGAAGGAAATAAACATTTTGGGTGGCTCATAATATTATGAATCAGTACACGTAGCTTGATCTTTTTAGCCATTGATTAGATGGGACAAAGTTCAGATAACTAATGAATTTGTAGCCTTGTATTGTAGCCAGGCTCAAACTTATTATTCAGATGATAATATTTACTTCACTCTATTCATTTACTCTTTCTCGGTGTCTAAAACACCAGATATTTTGGTAAAATTATCTGATTCTGACAGTTTTCACCAGGTGAGATTAGTCCAAAATCAAATGATACTaagatataattttttattttttatttttataaaatgtcATGCAAATGAAACGTAACCAATCTTTTCTCTAAAACGCTAAATGTTACGGTTTTCGCCAAATATGAGATGGTTTAACGCATTTCTAAATGGCACAACTGCTCATACTCCTATCACTTAAACTAGATCCCAATCTATAGAGTAATCTAtggcttttaagttttaacctagCTTGAGCATATCAGGTTCTTCATTCCCAGTTGATCTTGAAGTGAGTTGGAATCATTTGCTTGGTTGCGTGAAGAGCACGGGAGTTTTCTAGACTTCTAGTGCGCACCAATGTATGGTATACACCTGAATCCTTAACATATCCAGCCCTCTATTCAACTGAGGTAGATAAGTTTGCACTATTGTCGGCATAATATTGAACATGCAGTGTGGAACAAAAAAGGATTCATGGTGAGAACATGAATCAAAAGGCAAGCGCGTGCTCTACTATTGGATGGCAGCTAGCTTCTATGGTACCAAATTCAACTGTCTCACTATAAGTGGAAGCCCTGCAAAttagttttatttataaaaatcttGGCCACAAGAATTTAAGCACCAATTTTTCCCTATTCATTTGTGATGCCTATTATTTGCAGTTTCCTTGATACGGTCGGTTTTTtgaaaaaatcagaaaaactcTTGAATTTCGGATAACATCGACAAATTTGGTCGATATTTACAACATATCAGTTAAATATTGACAAACTATCTTTTGACATTCtctaaagtttcattttaaatttacaaatttttgagCCAATTTTCATTATTTCTATCGAAGACAATATTATATGggagctttatatatagagaagAAAAAATTTACTATATTTCAAGAAACTCCACTAGTTTTTAAACATCTCAAGGAGAGACAAAAGCATAAAAACAATTGAAGCCTAGccaaaaaacatgaaaacaatattttaaaatactAACCATActcctaaaattttaggctttCAATAGAATCCAACTTTCAcaactccaacaaaattaatatgtgTCATAAGGTCAACCTATCTTCGACTATTTCTGCAGAATTAGTTTTGAAACTATATGTAGAATAAGTTTGTATCATTTATTACTGTAATCAGTTCAATTCAATCAGTCATTGActatttttgcataatcagtttAATCTATCtttgaccatttttgcataatcagttcaaCTCATACTCAACCATTTGCAGAATTA
Above is a window of Malus sylvestris chromosome 15, drMalSylv7.2, whole genome shotgun sequence DNA encoding:
- the LOC126603774 gene encoding acid phosphatase 1 produces the protein MASVRHRPLLLLLITLLAIPTSLSSQSIIQMPKKRHRVSASDDSLFCDSWRFSVETNDAGTWSNIPSRCVGFVQNYMTGARYPSDSAAVANFSLSFAKGVTIGGDGKDAWVFDIDETLLSNLPYYQAHGFGSETFDEASFDEWVELAEAPALPASLNLYSQLERLGFKIFLLTGRSEYQRNATAKNLLFAGYNNWERLLLRGPSDQGTLATVFKSQKRSDLINEGYRIHGSSGDQWSDLVGFAIAQRSFKLPNPMYYIA
- the LOC126603773 gene encoding leucine-rich repeat extensin-like protein 6, coding for MSRSGISRQQYILPSFKTKYIWTTLQVNPANKHYSVFSTKKMEKWWWFLALLLLIAIPTEAGINVGGGVGVNVGPIGGGGVWIGGGINNGNGNPPVPSGSSPSGLERAFTALQAWKSAISDDPSKILDSWVGPNVCSYKGVFCSPDSQEVTGIDLNHANLKGNLVQELSLLSQLSLIHLNSNRFSGQIPETLRDLTALQELDLSNNDFSGSFPTVTLQIPNLIYLDLRYNSFSGTIPGELFNQKLDAIFLNNNNFEGEIPESLGNSQASVINFANNQFTGNLPASFGFMGTKLKEILFLNNQLTGCIPEGVGIFTDVKVFDASHNSLMGHLPDTISCLEEIEVLNLAHNELSGVLPDLVCSLKSLENLTVAYNFFSGFSQECTKLPDRNVWFDFSLNCIPGRNMQRPQPECSLIPGGGLNCLRIPGSKPLVCGSRYPSSSP